The following is a genomic window from Actinomycetota bacterium.
GCAACTGCAAAACCATTTGTAACCCATCATAATGCCCTGGGCATGCAGCTTTATCTCAGAATTGCGCCTGAACTTTATCTCAAGAGACTTGTGGTTGGCGGTTTTGAAAAAGTTTTTGAGATTAACAGAAATTTTAGAAATGAAGGTATTTCTTATAAACATAATCCTGAATTTACAATGCTTGAATTTTATCAGGCTTTTTCCAATTATAATGAGCTGATGGATCTTACCGAAGAGCTGCTAAAATATGTAGCTTTAAAAGCTTCCGGGTTGCTGAAATTTGACTACAGAGGAAGAGAAATTAATCTGGATGGCGAATGGGAAAGAATTACCATGATTGATTCACTTGAAAAATATGCGGGGATAAATGTTTCTTTTGAGCAAAGTATTGATGAGCTTAAAAATATTGCGAAAGAAAAAGGTATAAAAATTGAGGATGACGCTGGAAAAGGAAAAATAATTAATGAGCTTTTTGAGAATTTTGTTGAGGATAAACTGATAAATCCTACTTTCATAAAAGACTATCCTGTTGAAATATCGCCTCTTGCTCGAAAGAAACAGGATAATCCCGAGCTGACTGAAAGATTTGAACTTTTCATGGGAGGGGAAGAAATAGCAAATGCCTTCTCCGAGCTTATAGATCCGAGAGATCAGTTTGAAAGATTCAAGATGCAGGTTAAAAGCAAGGATGAAGAAGAGAGAATCACAGGGAAAATTGACATTGATTTTCTTAGAGCGCTGGAATACGGAATGCCTCCAACCGGCGGTGAAGGAATTGGAATAGATCGATTTGCAATGATTCTCTCAGGCAGTCAGTCAATAAGAGATGTAATTCTTTTCCCGCTGATGAAGCAGGAAAAAGATATTTAACTCATTAGCCGGTCTGATATCTTACTGTTTTATATTTTGCCCAATTTAAATTTTATGATCAAAAATGTTATAATCGGCTTGTAATTTATTATAAAACTATTTTTAGTTTTGTTTAAAAGATTTGTATATTCATAATTTTTATTTTTAAATAGGCAGGTTTTAATGATTTGTGATAATTGTAGAAAAAATGAAGCTTTTATCCATTTTATTACATTCGGTAATAATGGCGAGCTTCAGAAGATAAATCTTTGCAGGGAATGTGTTAAGGATTTTTCCTTTTTAAATGATGCCGCGGATGACAGCAGGAAGGAAAGTCCGCTGTTTAATGTTCTTGCAATTGATCTGGGACATTTAATAGACGGAAGCTACCGGGATGAAGGACAGGGCCGGAATGAATTAAGCCTTAATGTCAGGGAAAATAAAAGGTGCAGCAATTGCGGTGTTTCTATTGCCCGGGTGAAAAAGTCAGGGAGGCTTGGCTGTCCCAAATGTTATGAAGATTTCAGGGTTGAGCTCAATCCCTTCATAAAGATTATACAGTCGGGCATTGAACACAAAGGAAAAATTCCGCTTAATTGCAATAAAAGGCTTAAAATTGAAAAGAAGATCAAAGATCTGAAATTCAAGCTTGAAGAGCAGATAATAATTGAAAATTTTGAAGAGGCCGCAAGATTAAGAGATAAAATAACAAATCTTCAGAAGCAGCTTCATCTGACAGGCAAAAGAAACAAGAAATAAATGGAAGATAAAAATATAGATTTAAAAAATTTAACTGATACAGTCTGCCGGCATGGCAGCCCGCCCAGGCAGGATATTGTATTGTATAGTTCTGCTTATATTTACAGGAATGTTTCCGGATATAAATTTAATGAAGCGAATGACAGAACCGAAAAGGAGAATATTCTTTTTCAGATCCAGGAAGCAAAGAACTCCATCAGGTTTCTGAATAATTTCAAGTTTTATTATGTAAGAGATATTCCCAGGATACACAGGCAGCTCCTGATGGACAAGAGGCTGATTTCCTCTTCAATGATACAGAAAATTGCCGGTAAAGGAATAATAATTCAATCTGAACCGGCAGATAATAAAAAATTAATTGCCATCATTATCAATGAAGACGAACATCTTAAGATACAGTGTCATATGCCGGGGATAAAGGTGAGGCAGTGCTATAAGGAAATCATAAAGATAGAAAAAAAACTTGAAAAGAAATTAAGTTTTTCTTTCAGCCAGAATCTCGGCTATCTTACATCAAATCCTTCTGTGTTGGGAACGGGGCTTAAAGTTGAGATTCTTGTGCATCTGCCCTCGCTTGTAATCAGTACAAAGATAATAGATTTTATCAAGAATTTAAATCAGACAGGATATGGAGTAAGCAGTTATATAGCGGAAAGCAATGAAATAATAGGGAACCTGTTCAGGATTTCAAATCTTGCAACACTTGGCAAAAATGAGGAAAGCATAATTGAGGAACTCAATGCCATAGCGCATAATATTATTGAAGAAGAAAATAAAGCAAAGAAAGAAATAGGCTCAAATATTAACTTTATAATTGAAGATAGCGTATACAGGTCATTCGGTATGATAAAATATGCAAAAGTGCTTTCATTTGAAGAAGCTGTTGAGCTTCTTTCAATTATAAAGTTCGGCATGGATCTCAGGATAATTGATGAAGTCAGATATTTTGATTTTTACAGATTAATTGAGATGATTACAGATTCCAATATAGAGCTTAACCATATAAAGAATAAAAAAGCATCAATGGATGAAATAGATTTTGTGAGAGCATGTGTTGTAAGAGACGAAATACTTAAAAATAGCAATGCTGATCCGGAATCAGCAGATTTCGGGAAAGTGGATCAGGGTGATACAAATGTTTGAAAGATTTACAGAGAAAGCCAGAAAAGTAGTTGTAAAAGCGCAGGACGAAGCAAGATTCTTAAAGCAGAATTATATCGGGACAGAACATATACTTCTTGGTCTTCTTGGTGAGCAGGAAGGC
Proteins encoded in this region:
- the lysS gene encoding lysine--tRNA ligase, whose translation is EFLSLDIGDIIGVQGRIFKTHTNELTINVADFVLLSKSLRIFPEKWHGLKDKETRYRQRYLDFIVNPDVKKAFLIRIKMIEAFREFLNKRGFLEVETPMLQPIPGGATAKPFVTHHNALGMQLYLRIAPELYLKRLVVGGFEKVFEINRNFRNEGISYKHNPEFTMLEFYQAFSNYNELMDLTEELLKYVALKASGLLKFDYRGREINLDGEWERITMIDSLEKYAGINVSFEQSIDELKNIAKEKGIKIEDDAGKGKIINELFENFVEDKLINPTFIKDYPVEISPLARKKQDNPELTERFELFMGGEEIANAFSELIDPRDQFERFKMQVKSKDEEERITGKIDIDFLRALEYGMPPTGGEGIGIDRFAMILSGSQSIRDVILFPLMKQEKDI